Genomic window (Candidatus Nanopelagicales bacterium):
GCGGCGGCAGCGGAGCCTTCTGTCGCGGCCGACCATCCCCCGAACAACGACTCCAGTGGCATGGCATCGGTGAGCGTTCCCAGAAACCGGAAGCTGAGCACTCCGTCGCGGGTCGGCGCGTCATGGTTGAGGTCAGCGAGGAACTCCGGATCCCACCCATTGCGGACCACAGTCATCCTGTCGGCCGACTCCGGGTACCGCCTCGAATACTCATCGCGCAAGCCCTCGTTCACGTGCAGAACCCGTGCGGCTCCATGAATCGCCCAGCGTTCGGCCCTCATCGGCATGGACCTGGGGGCGAAGTTGTCGCGCTCGGTGAAGCTGTTGAAGGTCCACGGGTCGCGGTAGTCGATAACGTAAGGGCGGCGAATCACCTCGGCAGCCATCCGGGCGGCAATGAACCCGGAGAAAGGGTTGCCCGTAGCCAGGATCACATCTACCGGGGACCGCCTATGGATCTTCAGGATCTCGCGAAAAGCGGTGGGCACCCACGCCGAGTATCTCTCCCCCGTCGTCTTCCAAACCAACTTCTGCCTAGCCTTCGACCACAACTCCGGAAAACGCCGGTGCGTCCAGCTCATCCGCCGCAGATCCGTAGCCCAAACCCCCGTGTCGAACTCCGGTCGATGGATTGCCACTTCCGGCCGCACCGTGTCCTGGCTGAGCTCGTCAATTCCGGACGAAGCGTTCACTAAATAGTCGATCGGGGCGGTCACGACTGAGACCCGCCAACCGCGATCGGCTAGAACATTGGCGAATGCCCGCGGGCGGTGAGCGCCACTGGCCCGGCTGGGGGGGAAGAACAGCGCCAGGTATACGACGTGCATTTCCCTCCTCACGGCAACCCAGGAGGCCGAGCCATGACCCCTTCTAGCCCCATCACTGTAGGCGCGGGCTGAAGCAATCTCCTACTGCGGCACGCCAGACCCCGCCCCGCTCGGCGGGATCTGAGCCGCCTCCTCGAACTGCGGTTCAGCCCCTGACCGCCACCGTCTCGCCGCTGCTCGCCGCTTCGAGGACTGACTCGGCAACCTTCACCGTCAGCAGGCCTTGTGCCAGCGACACGATCCGGCTTGGATCCCCCA
Coding sequences:
- a CDS encoding glycosyltransferase — its product is MHVVYLALFFPPSRASGAHRPRAFANVLADRGWRVSVVTAPIDYLVNASSGIDELSQDTVRPEVAIHRPEFDTGVWATDLRRMSWTHRRFPELWSKARQKLVWKTTGERYSAWVPTAFREILKIHRRSPVDVILATGNPFSGFIAARMAAEVIRRPYVIDYRDPWTFNSFTERDNFAPRSMPMRAERWAIHGAARVLHVNEGLRDEYSRRYPESADRMTVVRNGWDPEFLADLNHDAPTRDGVLSFRFLGTLTDAMPLESLFGGWSAATEGSAAAAGWTLDLYGHLGFTPTQRRVVDEAMSGSGRQVQYHGPVPRPLIGKVYADADVLVFAVGGGRFVTGGKVYEYMATGLPIVSIHDPNLAAAEELRQYPLWFPAASQAASDVADAFRRAANARTNLTSEMRRRAAAVASGYTRESAILPFEADLREIARGCG